The stretch of DNA AACCCGCCGGCAGTAGAAGCAACGGTTCACCAGCATTTGAACATCGGTGAAGCAGAAGTAGATTTCGATACCATTTTCCGCAAGCTGAAAGAAATGAACTTTGATGGTATCGCAACAAACGCTGTATTTGCCTGGAAAGACAAAGCGGACTGGTCAAGTAAACTGATGCTTCAAAAAATGAAAGAAGGTCTTGGTTTAACGGAGAAAGTCGAGGGCTGATTGTATGTTAGTATCGATGAAAGATATGCTGCAAAAAGCAAAGCAGGGCGGCTACGCCGTCGGCCAGTACAATATTAACGGACTGGAATTTGCCCAGGCGTTTTTGCAGGCAGCAGAAGAAGAACGGGCGCCCATTATTTTGGCCTCATCCGACCGGCTTGTGGATTACCTCGGCGGCTTCACAACGATTGCCGCCATGGTCAAGGCGCTGATGGAGGAATTAAACATTACTGTGCCGGTTGCGCTTCATTTAGATCACGGCATGAGCGTCGAGCGCTGCAAGAAAGCGATTGATGCAGGCTATACGTCTGTAATGATCGACGGCTCCCACAGCCCAATCGATGAAAATATTGCGATGACGAAAGAAGTCGTCGCGTATGCAAAAGAAAAAGGGGTAACGGTTGAAGCAGAAGTCGGCACAGTCGGCGGGCAGGAAGATGGCATGGTCGGCGGTATTCAATATGCGGATCTGGATGAATGCATCCGAATTGTTGAAGAAGCCGACATTGATGCATTGGCCGCAGCGCTTGGTTCGGTTCATGGACCATATCAGGGTGAGCCGCAGCTTGGCTTTGATGAAATGAAAGAAATCTCAGAGAAAACGGACGTGCCGCTTGTCCTGCACGGCGGCTCCGGCATTCCGCTTCATCAACTTCAGCGCGCCATAGAGCTTGGCCACGCAAAAATTAATGTCAACACAGAAAGCATCCAGGCATGGACCGCCTCTGTCCGTGAAACATTAAACCAAAACCCGGATGTATACGAGCCGCGGCTGATTTTACTGCCGGCCATTGAAGCAGTAAAGGACGCTGTAAAAGGGAAAATGAGAGAATTTAACACGAGCGGCAAAGCCTAATACGCTTGTCTGGTATCAAGAGAGAGGAGCTGGTCCATTGCATAGGACGGCTCCTTTTTCTCAAAGAGCCGAAGAGCAGGATGTGAGCATGTGAACAAACGCAATCAAAGATTGTTTTTACTGATTTCTTTTCTTTTTTGGTTTTCGCACTTTATTTATATTCCGATGCTCTCTCCTTACATCGAGCAGATAGGGGGCACGTATACCTTTATTGGCATCGTTTTGGCAAGCTACGGACTTATGCAGTTTTTGTTTCGCCTTCCCATCGGTATCGGGTCAGATCTTTGGAACAAACGGAAAGGCTTTGTTGTGGCCGGCATGGCAGTCAGTATGTTCAGCTGCCTCGCTTTTGCGCTGACTGAAAGCCTTGGATGGGTGCTCCTGTCCCGTTCACTGGCCGGCATCGCTGCGGCCACCTGGGTGGCTTTTACCATTCTTTTTTCGAGCTACGCAGCGGAGCGGAATTTGCACCAGGCCATGGGCCATTTATCTTTTGCCGTTGTATTTGCCCAGCTCCTCGGAATGGCGCTTAGTGCATGGATCGTGGAAGAGTGGGGCTGGCATGCACCTTATTGGTTCGGAGCTGCTTTCGGAGCCGCGGGCCTGCTGCTTTCGCTGTTTGTAGCAGAAGGAAAAACAGAAACAAAACGGGAGCCAGTTCGGCTGAAGGAGCTCGGAACAGCGCTGAAGGAACCGATGCTCTTAAAAGTATCGCTGCTGTCCATATTAGCGCACAGCATCATGTTTACTACGATGTTCGGTTTTACGACTGATTATGCCCTGTCAGCCGGCATGCGGGCGGGTGACATCACAATTCTTGTATTTGCTTTTATGGTGCCGCATGCCGTTTCTACCTTGTTAAGCGGCAGCTGGTTTGTTCCGAAGCTGGGTAAATGGGGCACGCTGCAAATCGCTTTTTCTGCCGCAGCAATCTTTACTTTTCTTATGCCGTTCGCGGATACAAAAGCAGCCTTGATTGTTTTGCAGCTCGTAAATGGATTTGCCCTTGGCCTTTTATTCCCGCTTTTTCTTGGTATGGCCGTAGAAGAAATCCCTCACGCCAAGCGGGCGACTGCCATGGGGGCTTATCAAGGTCTTTACGCTATTGGCATGTTCGCCGGTCCTTTTTTAGCCGGCATTTTAAACACGTATTTTGGACTGGAAGCAGGCTTTTATTTCTCTGGTGCTGTTGGTGTATTAGGCGCTTTGTTTAGTTTTAAATGGCAGGGGAAAATGAAAACGGAATCAATATTTAAGCATAATAATGAGAGTTCGTTATAATAGAGATAATAAGAATGGAACAGGGAAAAGGCAGGTGAACAACATGATGAAAATGAGAGATGTGGCCAAACGGGCGAATGTATCTCCGGCTACTGTGTCCCGGGTGCTTCGCCAGCCAGATTTGGTCAGCAAAGAAACGAAAGAAAAAGTAATGCGGGTGATCAACGAACTAAACTATAAACCGCATATGATCGCCAGCCAGTTCCGCACACGTGAAACGAAGACGATTTTAGTCGTGGTGCCGGATATTACCCGTCCGTTTTTTTCCGAAGTGCTGCGCGGCATTGAGCATACAGCGCTTCAAAA from Domibacillus sp. DTU_2020_1001157_1_SI_ALB_TIR_016 encodes:
- the fba gene encoding class II fructose-1,6-bisphosphate aldolase, with translation MLVSMKDMLQKAKQGGYAVGQYNINGLEFAQAFLQAAEEERAPIILASSDRLVDYLGGFTTIAAMVKALMEELNITVPVALHLDHGMSVERCKKAIDAGYTSVMIDGSHSPIDENIAMTKEVVAYAKEKGVTVEAEVGTVGGQEDGMVGGIQYADLDECIRIVEEADIDALAAALGSVHGPYQGEPQLGFDEMKEISEKTDVPLVLHGGSGIPLHQLQRAIELGHAKINVNTESIQAWTASVRETLNQNPDVYEPRLILLPAIEAVKDAVKGKMREFNTSGKA
- a CDS encoding MFS transporter; translated protein: MNKRNQRLFLLISFLFWFSHFIYIPMLSPYIEQIGGTYTFIGIVLASYGLMQFLFRLPIGIGSDLWNKRKGFVVAGMAVSMFSCLAFALTESLGWVLLSRSLAGIAAATWVAFTILFSSYAAERNLHQAMGHLSFAVVFAQLLGMALSAWIVEEWGWHAPYWFGAAFGAAGLLLSLFVAEGKTETKREPVRLKELGTALKEPMLLKVSLLSILAHSIMFTTMFGFTTDYALSAGMRAGDITILVFAFMVPHAVSTLLSGSWFVPKLGKWGTLQIAFSAAAIFTFLMPFADTKAALIVLQLVNGFALGLLFPLFLGMAVEEIPHAKRATAMGAYQGLYAIGMFAGPFLAGILNTYFGLEAGFYFSGAVGVLGALFSFKWQGKMKTESIFKHNNESSL